ATCTGAAAAGGAACTGAGGGAGGTATGCAATTCCTCCTGCTCCCCTCTGACGCCACCTCTTCCCTTGCTCCAGCTCAAGCTGCGGGGCGCAGACGCCGCCATCGAATCCTGCGCGTCCAAGCTGCACGCCCCCCTGGAGCCGCAGCAGCTGTCCGGGAGCCTCCACCGGCATGTGTCTCTGTGCTCTGCCAGCAGGTGCCAGGAACCGAATCCGCCGCCGTGCAGCAGGCACCGAGCAGAGAAGTCGCCGCCGCTGAATTCCAAAGTTAGGCCTCGAGAAAGGTCGCCGCCGATCACTCAGCTCCTAACGGAGCAGCAGCACGCCAAGCGGCCACGCCAAGGCGAGGCGGACGCAGCCGAGGCTGCCGTGGAAGGTAAGGAGGAAGGGGAGAAGGCGGTGTCAATGTTATCGTCAGTCGATGGGTTGTCCGTGGAGAATCGGCCAAGCTACAGAAACTGCAACAGCGAGGTGCTGCTTTACTTcaaattttagaatttttagagcTCTTGGGAGATTACCTTGGGGATCTATTTGTTATGTTTCAGTGGTTCACCAATCTATACGACTTGCTCTTCTAATTTTTtggtactccctctgatccaataTTAATTATCGCTGGTGAGGGAGTAATATATTTCATTTTAGGCATATTGTTATCACCAATTTGATTTAGTTTGCTAGCACTAAGGGAATTGGATACTATCTATTCATAACGAGTTAGACCGAAATTGGTGCATTCACATCCTTCATCAACTTGACCTTTTGTTTGCTAGCGCTAAGAGGTGCTTTGTTGTAACTTGTAAGTGGTACCATAGCAATGTGTAGTGCATGCGCATAGGTGTTCTCACTTTTCACCGCCGCGGGAAACTAATAACTTTACCTACTTTCTTTCATGGCTTCATTGCATTTTGCAGCAGCCAGAAACTTTATCAGCTGCAGTGGAGGAGAGACCTGATCATGCAATCCCGGGGGATGAGCAGAAGTTGGATAGTGGGAGGAGGGATGCAAAGACCCAGACTGATCACAAGGTGATAAAGATCTCCTACTGTGTATCGGTGCATATTTTGAAATTGCCGTGATGTCAATCTGACATGAAAATAGGGGGCAATAATTAAATTTACCAAATAGATGGATTCTGTGTGTTACTGAAAATTCATCTGCGGCGCTGCTCTTTACTTCATTTTTGGAGTGGTGGGAACTATCTATGCTACGTGGTTATAATCCCATTACCAATCATTTTGGGAATGTTGACAGTTGAGATTAAAACACTTTCTTAAACAAATTTCCACTAGACCACTACAGACCAACTTATTAACTAGGAGCTTAGGAAGACTGACGATGATGTTTACTGAGAAACATATTGCATGTTTGTAGAACAAATACCCAAGTGAAAGCATTTAACAAAATTGGTGTACACTATCATAAGTTTAGCAGAGTTAATGTgtccctttatttatttatttcgatTTTTGCGTTATTGCCCTTTCACGTTTACTGCTATATATTCTTGCAACATGGACAAATTTAAGTTGTCGACTCACTGTTTCGGGTTTTCCTTTTTAAGCCTGTTTAGAGGGGTTGATCCTTCCTCATACTTTTCTTCCATCCAGACGTTGTATAAGAACAGCTCCACACCCATTGCATTCAGTACTTTATCAAACAAAACCACACTATCTCGGCATGTTCTATTAAAAAATGCAATCAAAATTCAAGTATTGAGATGAAGTTCAATGTTACTTTGTACAGTTGTCACAGTTGTTTACCTGTTTATGTCGTGTTTTTCATCAGGAGGGTCCATCCAGAAGTGCTCGTCGCAAAAAGATGAAAAAACAGATACGCGCAGAATCTGAAAAGGAACTGAGGGAGGTATGGAATAGCTTGATTCTGATTTAACTAGTGCTTGGCTGGTAGTATTATGTAAATGATTTGTTTCACTTACTTATCTGGTTGAAAGACATTCAATCTATGCCCTTTGCTTGTGTTCATTAGTGAATCTGATTGAATTGCCAACATAGTTGTAAACCAGTAATATTTGAATCTCTTAGTTACTACGCCCCACCTTTTTAGCTTTATAGTACAAGCAGCCCTGTGGATGGCTGTTATTTAGAACAGTGATATTTTAAATCTCATCCTTAAATTTGTCAATTCTGATGTATTGTAATTGTGGTTATTCACTCTTTAGATGAAAAAGGATAAGCTGTTAGAAAACATTAAAAAGCTGCAAGCTTGCATCTGGCTTCTTGAGAAGGAAGGTGCAGACACGGCTGAAATCATGGACTTCAGGAGTTTGCTTGAATCAACGAAGATGCAGTATGTGCAGTATGTGGAGAATGGTAGCAAAGTGAAACCTTTCAACTTCATATTCACTGTTTATTTCTCTCACTAACGGAATTGGTATCTGATGTAGAGACACAGTTGGCAAAGGAAGGATCGAGTGCATCACCTCAGGCGCTAAACAAGGATAGACTCGAGAAAATGGTGGGCAATTTGCTACTTTTAGTATTCTGTTGCTAAAATGCATGTAGTTAACTTTAATAAAGTGGATATGCCCAGGATACTATCATATCAGTTCCTGTCGAGAGAAAAAGCATCGAAAGAGTCTGCACAATCTTCACGGAAAGTGCCCTTGGAAAACCGTATAAATCAGGTGCTTATATAGGGAGGGAGAGGCACTCCAATTCTGACATCTTGGGAAGCATGCGTATAAGCCCGACTTGTGCCACCAAGACAGTACTATTTCGACTTTATACGAGAGAAGGGAGGGTAAAAGCCATTTTCCTACTCAAGCCCACATGTCAGTGCCCTCACACATGCCATACAAACACACGCAAGGGCACTGCCAGAGTGCCAGTTGCAACATGTTCTTGGTTTAGTTCCAAAAGGAAACGGCTTTGAGCTCCCTTCTCTCCTGAAATATGGTCAGTATTATCTTTATGACCAGAGTGTTCGGCCGTTTGGGCAAATGCGACAATTTTGTAGCATCCTTAACCAAATCAGGATTGTGCGGTGTGCTTTAGACTTCCAACAAATGCCATCCAAGTGGACTATCTAGGAGCAACTTTTTCGTCATTTTTTGGCATTTGATAGTGAAAGTGTAATCGTTCTATCTTCCTGTCGTCTTACTTCACTTGAAGCTGCTACCTGTGCCAACCAGCATACTGTTTGGCTGTGATATTTTTTGTCCATTTGTCTACAGTTAGCTACAGCTTATTGCCACACATATCAACAGCTTGACTAGACGACCCCCCCTATGTCAGGTATCAGTGTAACTGACTgagcttcttttatgacgttctgtgTTTTGCAGCACGTGGAAACTCCTATAGAGAAGGTTGAGAGAGATGAGCAGAACTTGGATTCTGGAAAGGCAGAGGGCAGTAGTCTGAAAGGTTTCAAGGCAAGTTCTTTTCATGACAAATCTTTCTGGAAAGGCAGAGGGTAGTAGCCTGAAAGGTTTCAAGGCAAGTTCTTTTCATTACCTATGTCTTGACGTCAATCAAATCCTTTAATAATAGGCAGTCTCGAAACAGAACGAATTAGCGGAGGAGGTGAATTTTCTTAAGAGTGAACTTGAAGCAGTCAGGCAAGATCGTGAGTATCAATTAGCTCAGGTGCAGTCTTTGACGGCTGACATAGCTAAGCAGAAAGAAGTTGCAAGAAGATGTGGGGCTGAGCTAGAGAATGCCATGAGGAGAGTTGCTGCTCTTGAGGTATCTTTCTAGCGTCCCCTTTTCTAGATCTACAAGCTGTCGAGCAACTGACAAATGGTATTATATATAATCGTGTAGGAAGGAAGCCTACTGCAAAGGGAGACAATTAGAACGTTGCAGATTCAGCCTGCGTCTGCAAATGAGAAACTAACGGTATGTGACAACTGAATCCTTTCTGAACGACGTATCGTGCAATCCTGTTGCTTGGAAGCAAAAGGGAAATCGGTATTGGAGAAACAGGAGTTGCAGCAGTTTTTTTTCCCGTTAACTCCTGATGAAATGGCAGCGTTTTCAGTAACTAATCCTTAATTGTTGCATAAACAATGTAGCCGCACTCTTTGATATCAAATGGGGGAACTATTTTGTGCTGCGTCGAACCGGGAGATAACTGACGTTGTCTTGGCTGTAATCAGGGGCTGCCCTCTTCCTCCAAAGATTGATGCGAAGCCGAAGGTCTGACCGGATTGGCATGTGCTCCAGCAATGTTGGGGCCTCTTCATCAACTGTGTTGATTCGCTCGGCAATTGAAGGACCAAACACCGGTGCGTATAATACGAACGAGGTATCCTGATGATGCACATATTTGGTTGATTTTTGCCGACAACAGAAGGGTAGAAGCAGGACAGAATAGTTGTGTactattttttattttgttttctgttcGCTTGGTTTACTTCTACTAAACCTAAAAGCTCGCTCGGGAAGGGGTGCGCCATGTATCTATCTAGATAGTTAGGACAGCACTCATGCCGAAAGCCCGAAACTAACGGCGGCACGGTTAGGGTCTATGAGATTTAGCCGATGCCGATCGAATGTGATGTAACTAAGACATACTATATCACAACAATTATTTGTTTCTGGAACTGAGTCCCACGCCGCGCTATTTCAGAGAGCATCATCCACCATTCGTAGCTACGCACTTTAACGACTTCAAGGCAGTTCGATGAGACCTGAAAAGTCTGGAAACGCTAGCTGGGCATTAAGAGGCAAGGTCTACGTGggttttccgcaaaaaaaaaaggtGGTTTAATTGCGTTTTTCAAGCCAGGGTGATTTAGTCACACGGATAGGTTGTGCTTTCTGTATAACCAAAATTTCTTTTGGACGTCCAAAATGTTCCAAAGGCATCTAAATGTTTCTTGCCAAATACCATATCAGAATTCATTTAAGTATCACCCGAAAACGAATTCATTAAGTAATTACCAATAAAATAATTTTATCTTAAAAAATGGAACTGTATTCCTTCCTTCCTTCCATTCCATGTACTACTATCATAGTAACCTGTGTCACATCTTCATGTGATCTCCATGAAAATGTACACGATGATCTAATATAATGAACATATTGATCTAAGATTATGTATAAGCAACACAATTATTATGAATCTATATTGTTTCTGTAGGTAGTACAACAAATACATTTATGAGTACCAAAAAATGGTTAACATAATTAATGATGTTTCTCGTGCAACTACGCAGGCACCTGGCAAGTTATTTGTAATAGCATCATATATATGAGGTAGTTACGAAACACGGAATTTTGTTTCTTGGACAACCTCAGCACACTAAAGAAAGAGTACACCCTCACATTTGTGACGGCCACTGCTAGTTTTGTACTCcatccgatccaaaataagtggcGCAGCTTTGAACTAAGGTTGAACTAACCTTATTCCAAAGCTGCGCCACTTATTTTCGATCGGAGGTCAACAGCACAAACAGCCTATCAACGGGAGCACTTTTAAGTTCTCCAGAAAACAAAAGAGAAAGAAATCCAATAAAAAACATCAACAAAGATGATAGAGGAGCTCTTATTGCTGTTCCATGCTCACAAAAGCAGAGTTATTATTCCAATAGAAATGGGTATTACATTGCATTCGAGGCATAGAAATTAACAGCAAATATGATAGAGTAGCTCATTTTGTGTCCCATGCATGCCCATAAAAACAGAGTTAGTTAAACCAATAGAAATGGGTAGCAAAGAAACTAAATTACATTCGAGGCATATAAATCAACATATAAATCAACCTCTCCTATAGGGTGTCAGCGTCGCTTGGAAGCCTCTCGCTATACTTGCGATGAAATAGCTGGATGTGATGTATGACGAGGCGGATAACGGAGAGGAACTCACCGCCCCTGCCAAGCTGTATACAGTGGGAAATGCCGGTGCCATGGTAGGCTGCATAACACAGGAACTCCACCCACACCCCGAAGATGACTCGCAGCATCGGCAAATTCATTCTGTTTCCAAGCAGCTCACGAGCAAGAAATGAGTATGGCTTCGACGTCTTCAACTTAGGGTCCTCATTCTCATCGGCAAGTAATGACCTAGCAAACTCCTTGCTAGTAGAAAATTTGCTGTTCTTCCACAGGTCCTCCAAATTATTGATGGTAGAATCGCTTGGAACTCCGCCGGGCAGTAAGCTTGGGTGTATCATTAGAAAACCCATGTACTTAGATAATACCTTTATTGCCTCTACAAGAACTTTATCGTCCTCTTCAGCGTTGAGGCACCTTCTTTGATGCTGGGTGTCATCACAGCAGCAAAGGTAAATGTCGGTTGCAACTTGCCAGATGAGAATGCAATGGGCGAAATCCCTGCCCTCGACGGAAAAGCCGATATCATCCAAGAGCCTGTATTTTGTTAGCACATATTTTCCTGGTCCATCCAGGATACTCCATGACTTAGAATAAGTCATTGTTTTCCGTACCTGTCCCAACACTAGCTCCTTGAACTTCATTGTGATCTTTGTACTGACTGAGAACTTCACCTTTCTCCGCCACTTTTGAAGTACAGTTGCCTCTACAATCCTGTTCATCCAATCGGTTTGGTTACAGGTGCAGTAATCCAACACGTTATGTTGCCCGATGGAGTGCAACCATTTTCTTTGGCTTCCCACTTGGATAAGTCGTCGAATGCACAAAACCATAGCATTAGTTCGGTTCCATCCCTGACAGTGCAAGTAGCCGCACGTCCATGTTGATCCTACAATTGCAAACACTGATGTGGTTTCCAGAATGATGGCCCCAACCAATAGCATGTAACTGATGGAGACATCTACTCTGCTGTGAGCACCTTTACCGTCGTCGAGACGGAACAACAAGAATGCGCTCACCGTGCCAAGCAGTGAGATGGCACGGATCAAGTAGCCTGGCCAACTGTGAACCACTTGCGGCTTAGTGTAAAACAGGTCATACAGAAGGGAGAGCTCCGCCTCGACCAGGTCATACATGTCCTGATGTCCATGTTGAATTTATAGGGCAGAGGCAGAACGGGGTCTAAATAACTGAGAACAGCGTCGGTGGACCACCTTTCGAGGCTGACGTTGATAAATGCACCCATACAAAAATGGAACATGTAATGAGCGTCGAATAGGATCTCCTCCTCTCTATCCATCTTAGCTCTGGTCTTCAAGATGTAAGCCCGTTCTTGAGAAGTTTTGCTGTAAACTTTCAACAAAGCAAAATTGCCATTGCTGCCTCTTTGGAGAGCCCACACCCTCTCCCCGTACTTGAGGAAACCCACTATGAACATCACTATGGTGGCCGAGACCAAGTTCCAGGTACCCGGTATGATGTACCGGTAGATGGCGTAGCCGGCTCCCGATGCCTGCACTAGGAGAGTCAGGAGGTGGCGCCTCCATAGCTGGTTGTCCTCTAGGGAGAAGGCAGTGATGGTGTCCTGGCCACCCAGGTGGAGCAGAAAGAAGGTTGCCCAGAACGCGACGAGCCCGTCATCCCCCGGCCTGCTTTCAAGGGACATGTGCCCAAGGGCATATACTGCGATGTTATCGGCCATCAGGTACGACAGCCAGAGGAAGGCCAGCAGCACGGCAGAGGAGCTGCGCCGCCGGAACCCGCCGAAGACGAGTAGGATGAGCTGAAGCAGGAAGCTGGCGACAACCAAGATCTGGATCCCCCATTCTTTCCACACACGCACCacaagtcctcctcctcctcctgccatTGATGTGTGGTCCGCTGAAAAGTATACAGGAACATAAGAACACCTCACAACAACATATTCATGTCTACATGTACTCATATGGTCTGCCAAATGTAGCTGCATACCGTACGTGCTCATGGCAGCGAACGGGCTAGCCACTTCAGAAACTATCCATAGACCATAGCTAGCTATCATATTTATGCAAGCGATATAAGGTATATGGATCTAGAAGAAGAAAACATAGCGAGCTTGGTTTGACTTACAC
Above is a window of Triticum dicoccoides isolate Atlit2015 ecotype Zavitan chromosome 5B, WEW_v2.0, whole genome shotgun sequence DNA encoding:
- the LOC119312691 gene encoding serine/arginine repetitive matrix protein 1-like isoform X1, which produces MARLPPLQPTPPASLNLRGADAAAEPRAPKLHRPLEPPRPAAQGGLHRHVSLYSASRRQEPNPPTSSRSRGGRSPPPSSRNRSQAPPSEVRPRSRSPPSTSITERLAEPQHAKRPRRGEPDAAEAAVDGRDEGEKAASSADGSSVENRPSHSHCKVGPSRSARRKKMKKQIRAESEKELREVCNSSCSPLTPPLPLLQLKLRGADAAIESCASKLHAPLEPQQLSGSLHRHVSLCSASRCQEPNPPPCSRHRAEKSPPLNSKVRPRERSPPITQLLTEQQHAKRPRQGEADAAEAAVEGKEEGEKAVSMLSSVDGLSVENRPSYRNCNSEQPETLSAAVEERPDHAIPGDEQKLDSGRRDAKTQTDHKEGPSRSARRKKMKKQIRAESEKELREMKKDKLLENIKKLQACIWLLEKEGADTAEIMDFRSLLESTKMQYVQYVENETQLAKEGSSASPQALNKDRLEKMHVETPIEKVERDEQNLDSGKAEGSSLKGFKAVSKQNELAEEVNFLKSELEAVRQDREYQLAQVQSLTADIAKQKEVARRCGAELENAMRRVAALEEGSLLQRETIRTLQIQPASANEKLTGLPSSSKD
- the LOC119312691 gene encoding serine/arginine repetitive matrix protein 1-like isoform X2; translation: MARLPPLQPTPPASLNLRGADAAAEPRAPKLHRPLEPPRPAAQGGLHRHVSLYSASRRQEPNPPTSSRSRGGRSPPPSSRNRSQAPPSEVRPRSRSPPSTSITERLAEPQHAKRPRRGEPDAAEAAVDGRDEGEKAASSADGSSVENRPSHSHCKVGPSRSARRKKMKKQIRAESEKELREVCNSSCSPLTPPLPLLQLKLRGADAAIESCASKLHAPLEPQQLSGSLHRHVSLCSASRCQEPNPPPCSRHRAEKSPPLNSKVRPRERSPPITQLLTEQQHAKRPRQGEADAAEAAVEGKEEGEKAVSMLSSVDGLSVENRPSYRNCNSEPETLSAAVEERPDHAIPGDEQKLDSGRRDAKTQTDHKEGPSRSARRKKMKKQIRAESEKELREMKKDKLLENIKKLQACIWLLEKEGADTAEIMDFRSLLESTKMQYVQYVENETQLAKEGSSASPQALNKDRLEKMHVETPIEKVERDEQNLDSGKAEGSSLKGFKAVSKQNELAEEVNFLKSELEAVRQDREYQLAQVQSLTADIAKQKEVARRCGAELENAMRRVAALEEGSLLQRETIRTLQIQPASANEKLTGLPSSSKD